Proteins from one Bacteroides zhangwenhongii genomic window:
- a CDS encoding NVEALA domain-containing protein encodes MKKKIMGLIAIVAIAAVAGYNIYTSQNNVKLSALALANVEALARYEYPDVEITCNQSKHDSPGRCWHMYGECSMGWFIRYDDCIFSGSTYDSCVTPCD; translated from the coding sequence ATGAAAAAGAAAATAATGGGGCTTATAGCCATTGTTGCTATTGCTGCTGTTGCGGGATATAATATATATACTTCGCAAAATAATGTGAAGCTATCCGCTTTAGCTTTGGCAAATGTTGAGGCATTAGCGAGATATGAATATCCTGATGTAGAAATTACTTGTAATCAATCTAAACATGATTCTCCTGGTAGATGTTGGCATATGTATGGTGAATGTTCTATGGGGTGGTTTATTCGTTATGATGATTGTATATTCAGTGGAAGTACATATGACTCATGTGTGACGCCTTGTGATTGA
- a CDS encoding BF3164 family lipoprotein, giving the protein MFLEDTALKSNISLLFLFFVFLACSTKHKEYGGNVFFYSEFPQKKELKGEVIELDTALLRYPFRIRIEGDKAIVMDLHGTDHYGHLFQYPSFQYLSSFGRRGDSPMEMLSMENFRLQNHGLWTLDANKSELTRLDFSSSGDSLLREEAVTLDEDILRPLDFVVYDDTTFVIPDYSGESRFLKVNCQGKLIEKIGAIPTANEKVLHEARPALAQAWRSFLDYNPHNGVLAAVTQLGEVVEVYNLKDSTHVVRIGEHNEPEFKVSDGYGIPTGIMGFSDVQVTDSAIYAVFHGTSFKEIARQSGRLPDGGKYIYVFSLKGEPLCKYVLDHYIYGIWVDEATKTIMATDVNSDQPILKFSFG; this is encoded by the coding sequence ATGTTTTTGGAGGATACAGCCTTGAAGAGTAATATTAGTCTCCTGTTTCTTTTCTTTGTTTTTCTGGCTTGCAGTACAAAGCATAAGGAATATGGAGGAAATGTATTCTTTTATTCAGAGTTTCCACAAAAAAAAGAACTGAAGGGTGAGGTAATAGAGCTTGATACGGCTTTATTACGCTATCCGTTTAGGATACGAATCGAAGGAGATAAGGCTATTGTGATGGATTTACATGGTACTGATCATTACGGACATCTATTTCAATATCCAAGTTTTCAGTATCTGTCTTCTTTTGGGCGGCGTGGAGATTCTCCTATGGAAATGCTTTCAATGGAAAACTTTCGTTTACAGAATCATGGACTCTGGACATTGGATGCCAATAAAAGTGAATTAACTAGGTTAGACTTTTCTTCATCCGGTGATTCACTGCTTCGTGAGGAAGCGGTAACATTGGATGAAGATATACTTCGACCACTTGATTTTGTTGTGTATGATGATACAACATTTGTCATTCCTGACTATTCAGGTGAGAGTCGCTTTTTAAAGGTTAATTGCCAAGGTAAACTTATAGAGAAGATAGGCGCTATACCTACAGCAAATGAGAAAGTTTTGCATGAAGCCCGTCCGGCATTAGCACAGGCATGGCGTAGTTTTTTAGATTATAATCCCCATAATGGCGTTTTAGCTGCTGTCACTCAACTGGGAGAGGTGGTTGAAGTTTATAATTTGAAAGACAGTACTCATGTTGTTCGTATCGGTGAGCACAACGAACCTGAATTCAAAGTTTCCGATGGGTATGGTATACCAACAGGCATTATGGGATTCAGTGATGTTCAAGTAACTGATAGTGCTATTTATGCGGTGTTTCATGGAACGTCCTTTAAAGAGATAGCAAGGCAAAGCGGCAGACTTCCTGACGGTGGAAAATACATTTATGTATTTAGTTTGAAAGGAGAGCCGTTATGTAAATATGTACTTGATCATTATATATATGGCATTTGGGTAGATGAAGCCACTAAAACAATAATGGCGACAGATGTAAATAGTGACCAGCCAATACTAAAATTTAGTTTTGGTTGA
- a CDS encoding NVEALA domain-containing protein, with protein sequence MKKLVIILFVCAVTIVAIKNRSIHKKQVSSLLLYNIEALAADENIGIRQCFGIGSVDCPVFHTKVEYVFGGYSLEE encoded by the coding sequence ATGAAAAAATTGGTTATTATTTTATTTGTATGTGCCGTAACAATTGTGGCTATTAAAAATAGGAGTATTCACAAAAAACAAGTAAGTTCATTGCTTTTATATAATATAGAAGCTTTAGCTGCTGATGAAAATATAGGGATTAGGCAATGTTTTGGCATAGGTTCGGTAGATTGTCCTGTATTTCATACCAAAGTTGAATATGTTTTTGGAGGATACAGCCTTGAAGAGTAA
- a CDS encoding helix-turn-helix domain-containing protein: MMRTKNIILLAVIACIGGVAFFFACKYTYESKLSVLKKTAKEAFVESVGQVVKSRNLKVPFSFYSDSKFLNVADVPDSVFWEDEYGKHSYRLDPQKHYMNITNNTHVRAMHSIIFRKDHLLPDSLNVIWKEYLSKSQIFNESALYIYITDEQGNASCLNTIQNRWCNPSNLMFTIYIGYACEIEVKGYIHCTVWSLIYIEIILFLLLCIIGVYIIYKICIVVSKKVSAMRQKEIVEVPIVKLVKEVKGTPIRSYVLHENIIFNAEQKKIEKNGYTKIIAAQSSHLLELFLQKKEEEYILNDSDIKKELWPDGSGDIYRIHKAITRLRSIIHEFDVSIEIIRGVETYQLLL, from the coding sequence ATGATGAGAACTAAAAATATTATTCTATTAGCTGTTATTGCTTGTATTGGTGGAGTTGCATTCTTTTTTGCTTGCAAGTACACTTATGAATCTAAGTTATCTGTGCTTAAAAAGACGGCGAAAGAGGCCTTTGTTGAGTCAGTCGGTCAGGTGGTGAAAAGTAGGAATTTAAAAGTTCCTTTTTCTTTTTATTCAGATTCCAAGTTTTTGAATGTTGCAGATGTTCCAGATTCTGTCTTTTGGGAAGATGAGTATGGTAAGCATAGCTATCGTTTGGATCCCCAAAAGCATTATATGAATATAACTAATAATACCCACGTACGTGCTATGCATAGTATTATATTTAGAAAAGACCATCTTTTGCCTGATTCATTAAACGTGATCTGGAAAGAATATTTGTCGAAATCTCAAATCTTTAATGAATCCGCTTTGTATATATATATCACTGATGAACAAGGTAATGCTAGTTGTTTGAATACTATTCAAAATAGATGGTGTAATCCTTCAAACTTAATGTTCACGATTTATATAGGTTATGCTTGTGAAATTGAAGTGAAGGGATATATCCATTGTACAGTATGGAGTCTGATCTATATTGAGATTATACTCTTTTTATTGTTGTGTATTATTGGTGTTTATATAATCTATAAAATATGCATAGTAGTTTCAAAAAAGGTTTCAGCAATGCGGCAAAAGGAAATTGTAGAAGTACCAATTGTAAAACTAGTGAAGGAAGTCAAAGGGACTCCGATACGCTCCTATGTTCTACATGAAAATATAATCTTTAATGCTGAACAAAAAAAGATAGAGAAAAATGGATATACAAAAATAATTGCGGCTCAATCTAGTCATTTGTTGGAATTGTTTTTACAAAAGAAGGAAGAAGAATATATTTTGAATGATAGTGATATTAAGAAAGAATTGTGGCCGGATGGAAGTGGTGATATTTATAGAATCCATAAAGCTATAACTCGCTTGCGTTCTATAATTCATGAATTTGATGTTTCAATAGAAATAATAAGAGGGGTAGAAACTTATCAATTGCTTCTTTAA